In Pecten maximus unplaced genomic scaffold, xPecMax1.1, whole genome shotgun sequence, the following are encoded in one genomic region:
- the LOC117319533 gene encoding CTP synthase 1-like → MAQLSSPHAGNIMFKWRDLADRYDRMLKEVTIALVGKYTRLEDAYASVIKALKHSSLSVSHRLNLRYIEATHLEVDMLKENPSKYHEAWHQLVSSK, encoded by the exons ATGGCACAGCTCTCCTCTCCCCATGCTGGTAACATCATGTTCAAGTGGAGGGACCTGGCTGACAG GTATGATCGTATGCTGAAGGAGGTAACCATTGCTCTCGTTGGAAAGTACACACGACTAGAGGATGCCTATGCCTCGGTGATAAAGGCCCTGAAACACTCTTCTCTCTCTGTCAGTCACAGACTCAACCTCAGG TACATAGAGGCGACACACCTGGAGGTAGATATGCTGAAGGAGAATCCATCTAAGTATCACGAGGCCTGGCATCAGTTAGTTAGCTCCAAGTAA